The following coding sequences lie in one Arachis hypogaea cultivar Tifrunner chromosome 9, arahy.Tifrunner.gnm2.J5K5, whole genome shotgun sequence genomic window:
- the LOC112709608 gene encoding laccase-15-like: MRIITPWVLQFLGILFLNVLVTIQALRNYKFVVRDASFTKLCSTKNILTVNGEFPGPTLYVTKGESIIVDVYNRANYNITIHWHGVNQPRYPWSDGPEFITQCPIQPGAMFSQKVIFSEEEGTLWWHAHSDWSRATVHGAIVIQPKPGHTYPFPKPDREVPMILGEWWKQDVVKVFDDLVSTGADAAISDSYTINGQPGDLHPCSANETFKLNVEYGKTYLLRMINAAMQDLLFFAIAKHQLTVVGSDGSYVKPFKVDYITISPGQTMDVLVQANQPLDQYYMAAKAYSSAFNVRFDNTTTTAILQYKKGISTPHMPSLPSFNDTNSSVNIITQMRSLADEAHPINVPLNITTNLFYTVSVNSLPCPNATICKGPRGNNRFAASMNNISFQFLPKNNNVNILQAYYNNISGVFTENFPDVPPLLFNFTASNLSTFLRTPSVDTEVKVVEYGSTVELVLQGTNLLAGTEHPMHFHGHSFYVVGWGFGNYNKDKDPFTYNLVDPPYQNTVAVPKNGWVAIRFQAKNPGVWFMHCHLERHVSWGMAMTFIVKNGNNPGQQMLPTPPDMPPCN; encoded by the exons atgagaATAATCACACCATGGGTCCTACAGTTCTTAGGAATTTTGTTCCTAAATGTTCTTGTCACTATCCAGGCTTTGAGGAATTACAAGTttgtg GTGAGAGATGCTTCCTTCACAAAACTTTGCAGCACAAAGAATATCTTAACAGTAAATGGAGAATTTCCAGGGCCAACATTGTATGTTACGAAAGGAGAAAGCATAATTGTTGATGTGTATAACAGAGCTAACTATAACATCACCATTCACTGGCATGGAGTGAACCAACCAAGATATCCATGGTCTGATGGCCCTGAATTCATTACTCAGTGTCCCATTCAACCTGGTGCTATGTTCTCTCAAAAGGTTATCTTTTCTGAAGAGGAAGGCACACTTTGGTGGCATGCTCATAGTGATTGGTCTCGTGCTACTGTTCATGGTGCTATTGTCATTCAACCCAAGCCTGGACATACATATCCATTTCCAAAGCCAGATAGAGAGGTTCCAATGATATTAGGTGAATGGTGGAAGCAAGATGTTGTCAAAGTTTTTGATGATCTTGTTTCAACTGGAGCAGATGCTGCCATCTCTGATTCTTACACTATCAATGGTCAACCTGGTGATCTTCATCCATGTTCTGCCAATG AGACCTTCAAACTAAATGTGGAATATGGCAAGACTTATCTTCTGAGAATGATCAATGCTGCAATGCAAGACCTTCTCTTCTTTGCAATTGCTAAACATCAATTGACAGTGGTGGGAAGCGATGGAAGCTATGTGAAACCATTCAAAGTGGATTACATAACAATATCACCAGGTCAAACCATGGATGTGTTGGTTCAAGCTAATCAACCTTTGGATCAATATTACATGGCTGCCAAAGCCTATTCAAGTGCTTTCAATGTTAGATTTGATAACACAACAACCACTGCTATTCTTCAATACAAGAAGGGAATAAGCACTCCTCACATGCCTTCACTTCCATCTTTCAATGACACCaattcctctgtcaacatcataACTCAAATGAGAAGCTTGGCAGATGAAGCACATCCAATTAACGTGCCATTGAACATAACAACCAATCTGTTCTACACAGTTTCAGTTAACTCATTACCATGTCCAAATGCTACAATCTGCAAAGGCCCTCGTGGAAATAACCGATTTGCAGCAAGCATGAACAACATCAGCTTCCAATTTCTACCAAAAAATAACAACGTTAACATCTTGCAGGCTTATTATAACAATATCAGTGGTGTGTTCACTGAAAATTTTCCAGATGTTCCACCACTACTATTTAATTTCACTGCTTCCAATTTGTCCACATTTCTTAGAACTCCATCGGTAGATACAGAGGTGAAGGTGGTTGAGTATGGGTCCACGGTGGAGCTTGTTCTTCAAGGAACTAATTTGCTGGCTGGTACTGAGCATCCAATGCACTTTCATGGTCATAGTTTCTACGTAGTTGGATGGGGATTTGGAAATTATAACAAAGACAAAGATCCTTTCACATATAATCTCGTTGATCCTCCTTATCAGAATACAGTGGCTGTACCTAAAAATGGTTGGGTAGCCATAAGATTTCAGGCCAAAAATCCAG GTGTATGGTTCATGCACTGTCATTTAGAGCGACATGTAAGTTGGGGCATGGCTATGACTTTCATCGTCAAAAATGGTAACAATCCTGGACAACAAATGCTGCCAACCCCTCCAGACATGCCACCCTGCAACTAA